ATTTCTGTAGCGTGACGGCGTTTAACGGAGTCCGCTACCGGCAACGCCCTATTCCGGATGTCTTGCGGGAATTTCAGTCTATTCGTGATAAACGTGTTCTAGTGGTGGACGACAATCTCATCGGCACACGTCCTGAACACATCAGCCGCGCAAAGGACTTGTTCCGCGCTATGGCACAGGCGAACTTGCAAAAGGAATGGGTTGCCCAGGTCACCATTAACTTCGCCGATGACGATGAACTTCTGGCGTTGGCTGCGAAGGCCGGGTGCAGAGGCGTATTTATCGGTTTTGAGTCCCCCGATCCGGAAGGGCTTGTGGAGCTCGGCAAGAGATTCAACCTTCGTAAAGGCCAGGACTTCCGCGCCTCCGTACGACGCATACAACGGCATAACATTCTGGTAGTGGGGTCTTTTATCATCGGTTTGGACGCACACAAACCGGGCATCGGTAAACGTGTGGCCGAAGCGGCCAGTCAGTATGGTGTGGACAATCTCAACGTGCTGTTCTTGACGCCCTTGCCTGGTACGCGCCTGTGGAAGCAGATGAAAACGGAGGATCGCATCGCCCTTGATTCGTTCCCAGAACACTGGAAATACTACACGCTGACCTTCCCAGTGGCCAAATATAAGCATTTTTCCCTGGACGTTATCATCGAAGAAATGCTTTCCTGCGACCGGGACTTCTACTCCATGTCGCGCATTATGCGCAGGGTGTGGGGCAACTTGTGGCAAGGCCGCCAACCGCTGATCACCTTGATTGGCAATCTATCATACAGGAGCAATTTCCGGCTGAACTGTAAGGCATACGCGGACTTCAAGCGAAACTGGGGCGATAGACATAATTGTATAAAGGAATCATGAAACGGAAAATTTGATAGTATGCTCTCCATAAATACTGCATGATATAGGAATTAAATTACGTTCTAACTTAATTTCCGATTTCAGGTGCAGAAGCATGTCCCCACTAAACACCAATAGTAAAGAAATAAAGAGTCAATTCTTTATTATTGACAAAAATAGAAACGGTCTCAGGCTTTGAATGTATGTATATACAGTTGAAACCGGACGAGTTCAAAGTTTAATCTTGAAAATTATTTTTATGGAGCTTACTTCTTTGTTACCATGTGAAAATTGCTATTGATCTATCAGGTGAAGTATTTACTCAGCATATGTTATGATATGCATATTAAATTTTATATGCATTCTTTTTTTGCGGCATTTGAAGTGCATAATTTGGGTTGAAGCCCATGATAGAGAGGTCCA
This Dissulfuribacter thermophilus DNA region includes the following protein-coding sequences:
- a CDS encoding B12-binding domain-containing radical SAM protein is translated as MRLYLINPSNPLVSIVNLKESCWNRYRVWKPLGLMVLAGKTLPEWEITIVDENLGVPNYQAMPRPDLVGITAFTSQAPRAYEVAAYFRNMGIPVVMGGIHATMCLDEAMERVDSVVTGEADSIWQQVLKDARHGNLKRRYDGGLAEISDIPLARHDLLTGRYAFGAIQTTRGCPLNCNFCSVTAFNGVRYRQRPIPDVLREFQSIRDKRVLVVDDNLIGTRPEHISRAKDLFRAMAQANLQKEWVAQVTINFADDDELLALAAKAGCRGVFIGFESPDPEGLVELGKRFNLRKGQDFRASVRRIQRHNILVVGSFIIGLDAHKPGIGKRVAEAASQYGVDNLNVLFLTPLPGTRLWKQMKTEDRIALDSFPEHWKYYTLTFPVAKYKHFSLDVIIEEMLSCDRDFYSMSRIMRRVWGNLWQGRQPLITLIGNLSYRSNFRLNCKAYADFKRNWGDRHNCIKES